Proteins from a genomic interval of Candidatus Paceibacterota bacterium:
- the secA gene encoding preprotein translocase subunit SecA, with protein sequence MLEKLFGSPEKRAVKKYASKIAEINTLEKKYEPLSLEQLKDEAIVLKKEVQAEGRSLDSVLTRSFALTREAAKRTLGQRHYDVQLVGGLVLNSGAIAEMKTGEGKTLVATLPVFLNSLAGKGVHVVTVNDYLARRDGVWMGQIYNALGMTVGVINGQASYLYDPTHVEADEHRDEVAAFKVVYEFLKPCTRREAYQADITYGTNSEFGFDYLRDNIEYDKRNLRQRGHPFSIVDEIDSILIDEARTPLIISAPAQESENLYARFSQIADRLKEEEHYTVDEKHHQIALTDAGIREAEKQLGVENIYTDAGIKYAYHLETAVKAKALYKREKEYVVRDNEVIIVDEYTGRLQPGRRWSGGIHQAVEAKEGVLVQRETRTFASITYQNYFRLYEKLGGMTGTAYTSREEFFKVYGLDTVPIPTNRPVVRDDKNDLIFQTEHGKFTALAKHVKKIHQTGQPVLIGTVSIEKNEELSEYLKVAGVPHQMLNAKNHEREGEIVAEAGKKGAVTVATNMAGRGVDIKLGGAMAPKELSEEVKSLGGLHVIGTERHTARRIDNQLRGRSGRQGDPGSTQFFVAFDDMLMRVFAADTVKKMIGRLGLPEDEAIQNRMLSRSLESAQTKIEGINFDSRKQTLQYDDILNHQRKIMYERRRKLLTAEGDEVLEIAKEFLTKGDYGVSVEEVDKVIEDRVQALGKEEASAGIRRLLLQTNDMLWIDHLEEMEYLRSSVNLRSYGQRDPLIEYKREGLRIFKSMQSVLISQVMETIPRIGAGAFAKEEKAMEDIERKATFITDDGSGGVSKSGGETHGEELGRNDKIIVRKGGEQKEIKFKHLDKYLKDGWQR encoded by the coding sequence ATGCTGGAAAAATTGTTTGGAAGCCCAGAAAAGCGGGCTGTAAAGAAATACGCCTCTAAGATTGCTGAAATAAACACTCTTGAGAAGAAATACGAACCACTTTCACTTGAACAGTTGAAGGATGAAGCTATTGTGCTTAAAAAAGAAGTGCAGGCAGAAGGTAGGTCACTAGACTCAGTACTCACTCGCTCTTTTGCACTTACCCGTGAAGCAGCAAAACGAACTCTTGGTCAGCGTCACTATGACGTGCAGCTTGTTGGAGGACTTGTACTTAATTCAGGTGCGATCGCTGAAATGAAAACTGGAGAAGGAAAGACACTCGTTGCAACACTTCCAGTATTCCTAAATTCACTTGCAGGAAAGGGTGTACACGTTGTAACGGTTAACGACTATTTGGCACGTCGTGACGGTGTATGGATGGGTCAGATTTATAACGCTCTTGGAATGACTGTCGGTGTCATCAACGGTCAGGCATCATATCTCTATGATCCAACTCATGTAGAAGCAGACGAACATCGAGATGAAGTTGCTGCGTTTAAGGTTGTGTATGAATTTCTAAAGCCTTGCACAAGACGAGAAGCGTACCAAGCAGATATTACATACGGAACAAACTCTGAATTCGGTTTTGACTATCTCCGAGACAACATTGAGTACGATAAGCGCAACCTGAGGCAGCGCGGACATCCATTTTCAATCGTGGACGAAATTGACTCAATCTTGATCGACGAAGCACGTACTCCACTTATCATTTCTGCACCCGCACAAGAATCAGAAAATCTCTACGCTCGATTTTCACAGATTGCTGACAGATTAAAAGAAGAAGAGCATTACACGGTTGATGAAAAGCACCACCAGATCGCGCTAACTGACGCGGGTATTCGCGAAGCTGAAAAGCAGTTAGGTGTAGAAAATATTTATACTGACGCTGGAATTAAATATGCGTATCACCTTGAGACTGCGGTTAAGGCAAAGGCACTCTACAAGCGAGAAAAAGAATATGTTGTGCGAGATAACGAAGTAATTATCGTTGATGAATACACTGGACGATTGCAACCAGGACGACGATGGTCAGGTGGAATTCACCAGGCTGTTGAAGCCAAGGAGGGAGTGCTTGTGCAACGTGAGACACGAACATTTGCTTCAATCACATACCAAAACTATTTCAGGCTGTACGAAAAGTTAGGAGGAATGACTGGTACTGCATATACTTCACGAGAAGAATTCTTTAAGGTATATGGACTTGATACTGTTCCAATCCCAACAAACCGTCCGGTAGTTCGTGATGATAAAAATGACCTCATTTTCCAAACAGAACATGGAAAGTTCACTGCGCTTGCGAAACATGTAAAAAAAATCCACCAGACAGGACAACCGGTACTTATTGGTACGGTTTCAATTGAAAAGAACGAAGAACTTTCTGAGTACTTGAAAGTTGCTGGTGTTCCGCACCAAATGCTTAATGCCAAGAACCACGAGCGAGAAGGAGAAATTGTGGCAGAGGCTGGAAAGAAAGGCGCTGTAACGGTGGCAACAAACATGGCTGGTCGTGGAGTCGACATTAAACTCGGAGGAGCAATGGCACCAAAGGAATTGTCTGAAGAGGTAAAAAGCCTTGGAGGACTACATGTTATTGGTACCGAGCGTCATACTGCACGTCGTATTGATAACCAACTCCGAGGTCGCTCAGGACGTCAGGGTGACCCAGGATCAACTCAATTCTTTGTGGCCTTTGATGACATGCTTATGCGTGTGTTTGCGGCTGACACGGTAAAGAAAATGATCGGTAGGTTGGGACTTCCAGAAGATGAGGCTATCCAAAATCGAATGTTGAGTAGGTCACTTGAATCAGCACAGACAAAAATCGAAGGAATTAATTTCGATAGCAGAAAGCAGACACTCCAGTATGACGACATTTTGAACCATCAGCGTAAGATTATGTATGAACGTCGTCGCAAGCTTCTTACGGCTGAAGGTGACGAGGTTCTTGAGATTGCAAAAGAGTTTCTTACTAAAGGAGATTACGGGGTTTCAGTAGAGGAAGTTGATAAAGTAATAGAGGACCGTGTACAGGCACTTGGAAAAGAAGAAGCCAGTGCGGGAATACGTCGGTTGCTTCTCCAGACAAACGATATGTTGTGGATAGATCACCTAGAAGAAATGGAGTATCTCCGAAGTTCAGTAAATCTCCGTTCATACGGACAACGCGATCCACTTATAGAGTACAAGCGAGAGGGTCTAAGAATTTTCAAGTCAATGCAATCAGTCCTGATTTCCCAGGTGATGGAAACAATTCCTCGAATTGGAGCAGGTGCGTTTGCAAAAGAAGAGAAAGCAATGGAAGACATTGAACGCAAGGCAACATTTATTACAGACGATGGGAGTGGAGGAGTATCTAAGTCCGGAGGAGAAACACACGGTGAAGAATTAGGAAGGAACGATAAAATTATTGTTCGTAAGGGTGGTGAGCAAAAAGAAATAAAATTTAAACACCTTGATAAATACCTCAAAGACGGATGGCAACGATAG
- the eno gene encoding phosphopyruvate hydratase, with translation MATIKKVWAREILDSRGNPTVEVEMWLDDGSFGRAAVPSGASTGSHEAVELRDGEKRYGGKGVEHAVRNVNNTISTEIVGKEYDQRSIDNALIELDGTENKGNLGANAILGVSMAFAHATAASEKKPLYRYFHDVAGLGNKFLMPAPMMNVLNGGKHAENSTDLQEFMVMPLGAESFKEALRYGAETFHALKKILSSKGLNTSVGDEGGYAPSLPSNEAAIEVILQAIEKAGYTPGKDMCIAIDAAAAEIYENGIYNLKTENKKLTSTEMVGYYSDWVKKYPIVSIEDGLGEDDWDGYVEFTSKLGKNVQIVGDDLFVTNITRLQKGIDTNVGNSILIKLNQIGTVSETIDAIAMAHKAGYTAIVSHRSGETEDSTISDFVVGLGTGQIKTGSLSRSDRLAKYNQLLRIEEELGAEAQYAGANAIKQKR, from the coding sequence ATGGCAACCATCAAAAAAGTTTGGGCACGTGAAATTCTCGATTCAAGAGGTAATCCGACTGTAGAAGTTGAGATGTGGCTCGATGATGGTTCATTCGGCCGTGCTGCGGTACCGTCAGGGGCCTCAACTGGGTCACATGAAGCAGTGGAACTTCGAGATGGTGAAAAGCGATATGGTGGAAAGGGTGTTGAGCATGCCGTTCGAAATGTAAATAACACTATTTCAACTGAGATTGTTGGTAAAGAATATGACCAGCGGTCAATCGACAATGCACTCATTGAACTTGATGGAACAGAAAACAAAGGAAACCTAGGTGCTAACGCAATCCTTGGTGTTTCTATGGCATTTGCCCATGCAACAGCCGCTTCAGAGAAGAAGCCTTTGTACCGATACTTCCATGATGTTGCCGGACTTGGAAACAAGTTCCTCATGCCAGCACCAATGATGAACGTATTAAATGGTGGAAAACATGCTGAAAACTCAACCGATCTGCAAGAGTTTATGGTTATGCCACTTGGTGCAGAATCATTTAAAGAGGCCCTACGGTATGGTGCTGAAACATTCCATGCGCTCAAGAAAATCCTTTCATCAAAAGGATTAAACACTTCAGTTGGGGATGAAGGAGGTTACGCGCCATCACTTCCATCAAATGAAGCTGCAATTGAGGTCATTCTTCAGGCTATTGAAAAGGCTGGATATACTCCTGGAAAAGATATGTGCATTGCAATTGACGCAGCGGCAGCAGAAATATATGAAAATGGAATTTACAACCTAAAGACAGAAAACAAAAAGCTCACCTCAACTGAAATGGTTGGGTACTACTCAGATTGGGTGAAGAAATATCCAATCGTATCTATCGAAGATGGTCTCGGTGAAGATGATTGGGATGGATATGTTGAGTTCACATCAAAGCTTGGAAAGAATGTGCAAATTGTCGGTGACGATTTGTTTGTAACAAATATCACACGTCTACAGAAGGGAATTGACACAAATGTTGGAAATTCAATCCTCATTAAGCTCAACCAAATTGGAACAGTTTCAGAAACTATTGATGCAATCGCGATGGCACACAAAGCGGGGTACACAGCTATCGTTTCACATCGTTCAGGTGAGACCGAAGATTCAACCATTTCAGATTTTGTAGTTGGACTTGGTACTGGACAGATCAAGACTGGGTCACTCTCACGAAGTGATAGGTTGGCAAAATACAACCAGTTGTTGAGGATCGAAGAGGAACTCGGTGCGGAAGCACAGTATGCTGGTGCAAATGCTATCAAGCAGAAGCGATAA
- the gpmI gene encoding 2,3-bisphosphoglycerate-independent phosphoglycerate mutase produces MSKKQTALIILDGWGYREDATHNAVAEAKTPVFDALWKEYPHTLLEASGLAVGLPEGQMGNSEIGHTTIGAGKPIDTDLVRIAKAIKNGEFENNPSFIALFDHVKKHGSLLHAVGLLGDGGVHAHSEHLFAFLRAAKKHGIGTVALHLFTDGRDTPPQSAAGYLRDLEKVLAEIQIGFIATLSGRFFAMDRDNNWDRLAKAEKAIFHCEGNVCELKDMPASAHVEKLYKDGKLDEHIEPLVFTQEEEGAIGTSPLGRSSALSNGDAVFFFNFRPDRARMLSKKFLEKVSAHNVLFTTMTSYGSEYPSLVAFPSISIETTLGAEVSKAGLTQAHFAETEKFPHATYFLNGGREQPHEGEEHVLLASRKDVSTHDQAPEMRAEAIADEAIKRIEAGVDFIFINFANPDMVGHTANVPAIITAVETVDTQLGRVLDALHTRGGSAFVTADHGNAEVNIDAVTGEKHTAHTLNPVPAIITGLHPGAQVSSGGSLADIAPTVLSLLEIPTPTQMTGRNLVV; encoded by the coding sequence ATGTCGAAAAAGCAAACCGCACTAATTATTCTTGATGGGTGGGGCTATAGAGAAGACGCTACGCACAATGCTGTTGCAGAGGCCAAGACACCTGTCTTTGATGCGCTTTGGAAAGAATACCCACATACGCTACTTGAAGCATCAGGACTGGCTGTTGGTCTTCCAGAAGGTCAGATGGGGAACAGTGAAATTGGGCACACAACGATTGGTGCTGGAAAACCAATTGATACGGACCTTGTTCGAATTGCAAAGGCGATTAAAAATGGGGAGTTTGAAAACAACCCGTCGTTTATTGCATTGTTTGATCATGTAAAAAAACACGGATCATTACTTCATGCAGTGGGGCTACTTGGTGATGGTGGAGTACATGCACACAGTGAACACTTGTTTGCTTTTCTTCGTGCGGCAAAGAAACATGGAATTGGTACGGTTGCGTTACATCTTTTTACTGATGGAAGAGATACGCCGCCTCAAAGTGCGGCAGGATACTTACGTGATTTAGAAAAAGTACTGGCAGAAATTCAGATTGGTTTTATCGCCACACTTTCTGGCCGATTCTTTGCAATGGACAGAGACAACAACTGGGACCGTTTGGCGAAAGCTGAGAAGGCCATTTTCCATTGTGAAGGTAATGTGTGTGAGTTAAAAGACATGCCTGCTTCAGCACATGTTGAAAAATTATATAAAGATGGAAAGCTTGATGAACACATTGAGCCGTTGGTGTTTACTCAAGAAGAAGAGGGGGCGATTGGAACATCACCACTTGGAAGGAGTTCAGCACTTTCTAATGGTGATGCAGTATTTTTCTTTAATTTCAGACCAGATAGAGCCAGAATGCTTTCAAAGAAGTTTCTTGAAAAGGTATCAGCTCACAATGTGTTGTTTACAACAATGACGTCATATGGAAGTGAGTACCCATCGCTCGTTGCGTTCCCGTCAATTTCAATTGAAACCACACTCGGTGCTGAAGTTTCAAAGGCGGGACTAACCCAAGCTCATTTTGCTGAGACTGAGAAATTTCCACATGCAACGTACTTCTTAAATGGAGGTAGAGAGCAACCACACGAAGGAGAAGAACATGTTCTTCTTGCATCACGTAAAGATGTGTCAACGCATGATCAAGCTCCTGAGATGCGTGCAGAGGCGATTGCTGATGAAGCAATTAAGCGAATAGAAGCAGGTGTAGATTTCATTTTCATTAACTTTGCAAATCCAGATATGGTGGGGCATACCGCAAATGTGCCAGCAATAATTACCGCTGTTGAAACGGTAGATACTCAGTTAGGACGGGTACTTGATGCGCTTCATACTCGTGGTGGAAGTGCGTTTGTGACAGCCGACCATGGAAATGCAGAAGTGAATATTGATGCGGTGACGGGAGAAAAGCACACTGCTCACACCCTAAATCCGGTACCAGCAATCATCACAGGACTACATCCTGGAGCACAAGTATCTTCTGGTGGATCACTTGCTGATATTGCCCCAACCGTACTCTCACTTCTTGAAATTCCGACCCCTACTCAAATGACGGGAAGAAATCTGGTAGTATGA
- a CDS encoding O-antigen ligase family protein: MNLNKTLQYIVIGCLGLVLAVPLYVSNEMFFPYIAGKNFAFRALVEIALVAYLFLAWRDARFRPKASGLMWSLLVFVVIVGVANIFSENPYKSFWSNYERMEGYIALLHLGAFAFIASNVFRTTKEWLWYAVTSLSISAIMLLVGLSDAIGGLLSNGVAPRINVMLGNSTYVGAYFFIHAGILLLIAVSDKKVRQEKWRIAAYAVGIIAFIAGVFFTGTRGTVLGILGGSFVAGIFLAIYERNHPLLKKIAAGMVIGVTALVGLFFLLKDTGVVQNVSILRRFTEVTLTNAETQARPTLWKMAFEGVKDRPIFGWGQESFNYIFSTYYDPAIYSHEQWFDRSHNMFIEWLVTTGIVGFLAYIALIAMLGYTLWKIPGDRLSILQKSVFTGILVGYFIHNLFVFDNLASYILFFGILAFFHSQIVPRDVVSKKGNAEAGDSVLKTQVMLVCAVLSLVVVPYTLYAGTYKPYAANRSLLSALRIMAQPPKTQAEQMANFEATKMYFDKALSYDSFGNQEIREQYITNAVNVASQAGAGNEVGMAFLNDSRLAGQDQIEESPNDPRAYYILSTSYSRTGEIDKAMELIRKAQELSPKKQMFISDEISFLLTQDKFEEAFKRAEYAVSVQEKNISIEGLYVVTALYSNRDQLAFDTIEKYPQVMENSGVVQALLITGHTARVLPVLEAQVAELKKQERISPTSHILLAAARLEVGNRKGALELLAELKTQAATAGNTQIVQEITSYEGAINAGTKSIIPKQ, translated from the coding sequence ATGAATTTGAATAAAACACTACAATATATTGTTATCGGCTGTTTGGGACTGGTGCTGGCAGTACCGCTATATGTTTCAAATGAAATGTTTTTCCCATATATCGCTGGAAAAAACTTTGCATTTAGGGCGCTTGTAGAAATTGCATTGGTGGCATATTTGTTTCTTGCGTGGAGGGACGCACGTTTTAGGCCAAAGGCGTCTGGTCTTATGTGGTCACTTTTGGTTTTTGTGGTGATTGTAGGTGTTGCAAATATCTTTAGTGAAAATCCATATAAGAGTTTCTGGAGTAACTATGAGCGAATGGAAGGGTACATTGCACTCTTGCACCTCGGTGCCTTTGCATTCATCGCTTCAAATGTTTTTCGTACAACAAAAGAGTGGTTGTGGTATGCGGTTACATCGCTTTCAATAAGCGCAATCATGCTCTTAGTTGGATTGTCTGACGCAATTGGAGGACTTCTAAGTAATGGTGTTGCCCCACGTATTAATGTTATGCTCGGAAACTCAACATATGTTGGTGCATACTTTTTCATTCACGCTGGCATATTGTTACTGATTGCAGTGTCTGATAAAAAAGTACGACAAGAAAAATGGCGTATTGCAGCCTATGCTGTTGGAATCATTGCGTTTATTGCAGGTGTATTCTTTACCGGTACTCGAGGAACAGTACTTGGTATATTAGGTGGCTCGTTTGTTGCTGGAATTTTTCTCGCAATCTATGAACGTAATCATCCGCTCTTGAAGAAAATTGCAGCTGGAATGGTTATTGGCGTCACTGCACTTGTCGGATTGTTTTTCTTGTTAAAGGATACGGGCGTTGTGCAGAACGTTTCAATTCTTAGGAGATTTACAGAGGTAACACTCACAAACGCTGAAACTCAGGCCCGTCCAACACTATGGAAAATGGCATTTGAGGGAGTAAAGGATCGACCAATCTTTGGTTGGGGACAGGAAAGTTTTAACTATATCTTTTCTACCTACTACGATCCTGCAATTTATTCTCACGAACAATGGTTTGACCGCTCACATAATATGTTTATCGAGTGGTTGGTCACAACAGGAATTGTTGGTTTCTTGGCCTATATCGCACTAATTGCAATGCTTGGGTACACGCTCTGGAAAATACCAGGCGATCGCCTCTCAATTCTACAGAAATCAGTATTCACTGGAATACTCGTTGGTTACTTTATCCATAACTTGTTCGTGTTTGATAACTTGGCAAGTTATATTTTGTTCTTTGGAATACTTGCATTCTTCCATTCACAAATTGTTCCTCGAGATGTTGTTTCTAAAAAGGGAAACGCAGAAGCAGGTGATTCAGTACTCAAGACGCAAGTCATGCTTGTATGCGCAGTACTTTCACTTGTTGTTGTTCCGTATACGTTATACGCCGGTACATATAAGCCGTATGCAGCAAATAGGTCACTTCTCTCTGCGCTACGCATTATGGCCCAGCCGCCCAAGACCCAGGCAGAGCAAATGGCAAATTTCGAAGCCACCAAAATGTATTTCGATAAGGCGCTTTCATATGATTCGTTTGGAAACCAAGAAATTCGAGAGCAATACATTACAAATGCTGTAAATGTTGCTTCGCAAGCTGGTGCTGGAAATGAAGTTGGAATGGCTTTCTTGAATGACTCTCGTTTGGCGGGTCAGGATCAAATTGAAGAGTCTCCAAATGATCCACGTGCGTACTACATTCTTTCAACAAGTTACTCAAGGACAGGAGAAATTGATAAGGCAATGGAATTAATCCGAAAAGCACAGGAATTGTCTCCAAAGAAGCAGATGTTTATCTCTGATGAAATATCTTTCTTGCTTACCCAGGATAAATTTGAAGAAGCATTTAAGCGAGCTGAGTATGCAGTCAGTGTTCAAGAGAAAAATATTTCTATTGAAGGGTTGTATGTAGTTACAGCGCTTTATAGCAATAGAGATCAACTCGCCTTCGATACTATTGAAAAATACCCACAAGTCATGGAAAACAGTGGAGTAGTACAAGCACTTCTTATAACAGGACACACAGCACGAGTACTTCCGGTACTTGAAGCACAGGTTGCAGAACTGAAGAAACAAGAGAGGATTTCTCCAACATCTCACATTCTTCTTGCTGCGGCACGACTTGAGGTTGGTAACAGAAAGGGCGCACTCGAACTTTTGGCTGAACTTAAGACTCAAGCAGCAACAGCGGGTAACACCCAGATCGTTCAAGAAATTACTTCATATGAAGGCGCAATTAACGCCGGAACAAAAAGTATTATTCCAAAGCAATAA
- a CDS encoding glycosyltransferase family 4 protein codes for MDQKRRRKILFVITKSNFGGAQRYVFELATELHQQKSEEFEICVAFGGSGLLKEKLGVAGIGTIEIKGLERDIGIFKDLKAFFSLLSILRKERPDIIHLNSSKAGLLGVLAGRIARIQKIVFTGHGWAFNQKRSWIMSTILKACYVVIISLCHKVIAVSQKTKEDVLQLPFINEQKIIVIHNGIPQQELLSKETAREKLLSHTPGHVPTSPETLWIGTLAELHPRKGLDILINSLTNVSRPFHAWIIGAGESKDSLIELATTTRLQDKVSFTGFISNASALLPAFDIFILPSRDEALPYVLLEAGAASLPTIATAIAGVPEIIEHNKTGILIPPENIGELTRAIDALCTNPERSQFGMNLRTTILERFSLTGMVERTIKDAY; via the coding sequence ATGGATCAAAAAAGGAGGAGGAAGATTCTCTTTGTTATCACCAAGTCTAACTTTGGGGGTGCACAACGATATGTATTCGAATTAGCCACAGAGCTTCACCAACAAAAGTCAGAGGAATTTGAGATTTGTGTTGCTTTTGGAGGCTCTGGGTTACTCAAGGAAAAGCTGGGGGTAGCTGGTATTGGGACAATTGAGATTAAAGGATTAGAGCGTGACATTGGAATTTTTAAAGACCTCAAAGCATTTTTCTCACTGCTATCAATCTTAAGAAAAGAACGACCCGACATCATTCACTTGAATAGTTCTAAAGCTGGGTTACTTGGCGTACTCGCTGGACGTATCGCACGTATTCAGAAAATAGTATTCACGGGACATGGTTGGGCATTCAACCAAAAGCGCTCGTGGATAATGAGCACAATCCTTAAGGCTTGTTACGTTGTAATCATCTCCCTCTGCCACAAAGTGATTGCAGTTTCCCAAAAAACAAAAGAGGATGTACTCCAGTTACCGTTCATTAATGAACAAAAAATTATTGTGATCCATAACGGCATTCCACAGCAAGAATTATTATCAAAAGAAACGGCTCGAGAAAAACTACTTTCACATACACCTGGACATGTGCCCACCTCCCCAGAAACACTATGGATTGGCACACTTGCAGAACTCCACCCGAGAAAAGGATTAGATATACTTATCAATTCTCTTACGAATGTTTCTCGTCCATTTCACGCATGGATTATCGGTGCAGGAGAAAGCAAAGATTCACTTATTGAATTGGCGACTACCACTCGGCTCCAAGATAAAGTTTCTTTCACAGGTTTTATTTCTAATGCGTCAGCGCTATTACCTGCCTTCGACATATTTATTCTGCCTTCACGAGACGAGGCACTCCCATACGTGTTATTAGAGGCTGGTGCCGCGTCCCTTCCAACTATCGCAACAGCAATTGCTGGAGTGCCTGAAATCATTGAACACAATAAGACAGGTATACTTATTCCACCAGAGAACATCGGTGAACTTACTCGAGCAATTGATGCGCTATGTACTAACCCAGAACGTTCTCAATTTGGTATGAATTTACGAACTACAATCCTAGAAAGATTTTCTCTTACTGGCATGGTAGAAAGAACTATCAAAGATGCATACTAA
- the murB gene encoding UDP-N-acetylmuramate dehydrogenase gives MHIREHEPLASLTTFQTGGQAEFFVEVENEQELIEVLDWNTKKQYPVFVLGGGSNILISDTGFPGLVIKNNIQARNEIAETEYEFGAGENWDDVVHFAVMNDLQGIEMLSYIPGTLGGAIVQNIGAYGGEIADVVVTVTAINIHTQEKRIFPKAECLFSYRYSFFKTIEGRNWIVTSATLRFSKSNSGKITFKEVEEKLGGKKEALIQDIRNTVIAIRMAKLPDWKHIGTAGSFFKNPFIESGIYETLTGTYPEIPGFPVDGGRMKVPLGWILDKVCGLKGYTEGSVGLYEKQALVIVNHGGARTEDVAKLADFVSKKVHEKTGITIEPEVEYIGEIQAKIS, from the coding sequence ATGCATATTAGAGAACACGAACCCCTTGCTTCACTAACTACTTTTCAAACTGGAGGACAGGCAGAGTTTTTTGTAGAAGTTGAAAATGAACAAGAATTAATAGAAGTTTTAGATTGGAATACAAAGAAGCAGTATCCAGTTTTTGTTTTAGGTGGTGGCTCAAACATTTTGATATCTGACACGGGCTTTCCTGGACTCGTCATTAAAAATAATATTCAAGCTCGCAATGAGATAGCTGAAACTGAATATGAATTTGGTGCGGGTGAAAACTGGGATGACGTTGTGCACTTTGCAGTGATGAATGATCTTCAGGGTATTGAAATGCTCTCGTATATTCCAGGAACTCTAGGAGGAGCGATTGTTCAGAATATCGGAGCGTACGGGGGAGAAATTGCAGATGTTGTCGTTACGGTTACCGCCATTAATATTCATACGCAAGAAAAGCGAATATTCCCCAAAGCAGAATGTTTGTTTTCATACAGGTATTCATTTTTTAAAACTATAGAAGGAAGAAATTGGATAGTTACCAGTGCAACATTACGATTTTCAAAAAGTAACAGTGGAAAAATCACCTTTAAAGAAGTTGAAGAAAAATTAGGAGGAAAAAAAGAAGCACTCATACAAGACATACGCAACACAGTCATTGCAATCCGTATGGCAAAGTTGCCTGATTGGAAACACATTGGTACCGCAGGGTCATTTTTTAAAAATCCATTTATAGAAAGTGGGATATACGAAACACTTACAGGAACATATCCAGAAATACCGGGGTTTCCAGTTGATGGAGGACGAATGAAAGTTCCACTTGGATGGATATTGGATAAGGTGTGTGGGTTAAAAGGATACACCGAAGGGTCTGTAGGTCTCTATGAAAAGCAGGCACTGGTCATCGTAAACCATGGTGGCGCAAGGACAGAGGATGTTGCTAAGTTAGCGGATTTTGTATCAAAAAAGGTACATGAAAAGACCGGCATTACCATCGAGCCTGAGGTTGAATATATTGGAGAAATTCAAGCGAAAATAAGCTGA
- a CDS encoding phospholipase D-like domain-containing protein, producing MMEMGKVFTRTDEAWEGMFQAIANAKKSIDIEQYIIAADSVGGRLLQSLVERAKAGVKIRVLCDMVGSNSLYYSSVPDELRLLGIDIRFFNPVSLWRFVNLNFTGNFFRDHRKLLIVDGTDAYVGGVNFREDMKDWRDTVIQVGGEFVKNLIFTFDLTWSRVLTGKYKRYKKPPVFDKKHEVLINSPRLKQRLIYYALIEHIRAAKKSIWLFTPYFVPDKRFMRVLRIAMRRGVDVRLTVPEVSDNPLVSYAQPWYVTRILREGGRVFLYRPSFMHAKYAIIDGEWATLGSCNFDNLSFRFNHELNIGTEDMSLISMLQGHAEEDFTQSTELTKESWKKRSLASRFTEFLCLPLHDFL from the coding sequence ATGATGGAAATGGGGAAGGTGTTTACTCGTACAGATGAAGCATGGGAAGGAATGTTTCAAGCAATAGCAAATGCCAAGAAAAGTATTGATATTGAGCAATACATTATTGCAGCTGATTCGGTTGGCGGAAGGTTGCTACAGTCACTTGTGGAGCGAGCAAAAGCTGGTGTGAAAATTCGGGTGCTGTGCGATATGGTTGGAAGTAACTCACTGTACTATTCCTCTGTTCCAGATGAATTGCGACTACTTGGTATCGATATTAGGTTTTTCAATCCAGTCAGTCTCTGGAGATTCGTGAACTTAAATTTTACCGGTAATTTCTTTCGTGATCACAGGAAGTTATTGATCGTTGATGGAACGGACGCATATGTTGGTGGTGTTAATTTCCGTGAAGACATGAAAGATTGGCGGGACACTGTTATCCAGGTTGGTGGTGAGTTTGTAAAAAATTTAATCTTTACATTCGACCTAACATGGAGCCGTGTACTTACCGGTAAATATAAGCGGTATAAAAAACCTCCTGTATTTGATAAAAAGCACGAAGTTCTCATCAACTCTCCACGTCTTAAACAACGTTTGATCTACTACGCACTCATTGAACACATTCGCGCAGCAAAAAAGTCCATTTGGCTTTTCACACCATACTTTGTTCCTGATAAACGATTTATGCGAGTACTTCGTATTGCAATGCGTCGAGGTGTTGATGTGCGACTCACAGTCCCCGAAGTGTCAGATAACCCACTCGTAAGCTATGCACAGCCTTGGTATGTCACTCGAATACTTCGTGAAGGAGGAAGGGTCTTCCTATATCGACCAAGTTTTATGCATGCAAAATACGCCATCATTGATGGAGAATGGGCAACACTTGGATCATGTAATTTCGATAACTTAAGCTTTAGGTTTAACCACGAATTGAATATTGGAACTGAAGACATGTCTCTAATCTCGATGCTTCAGGGTCATGCGGAGGAAGATTTTACACAATCCACAGAACTGACTAAAGAGTCGTGGAAAAAGCGATCGCTCGCTTCAAGGTTCACTGAATTCTTGTGCCTGCCTCTGCACGACTTCCTATAA